The following DNA comes from Bacteroidales bacterium.
TGACACTGCTTATCTTGCACTGGGCGAAAATTCTTATTGCATCGATGCCGGCTCTAATAAGGATCCTTTGATATCAGAGATGAGTGATATGACCGGTCGCCCAAGGATCATTAATGATGTTATCGACATGGGTGCCCAGGAATTTCAAAAAGGTATAAAACCCGGGAAGCCCAAAACTGAAGAGGATGTGAAAAAACAAAACGACGACCCGGTATTGAATGTTTTTATTTATCCCAACCCAAACCAGGGTAAATTCGAGATTAAATTAACCGGAGATTGTTCTGCCGTTTCTTTAGTCGGGATATTAAATGCCAATGGACAACTTATCCATTCTGAGAATTTAAGAATTGATGGAAACGGAAGGACACAACTGATAGAAATGGATATTTCCCGTGGATTTTACTTCCTGGAACTTAAAAATCAAAAAGGCGAGGTCATAGAAAGGGAAAAATTAATAATTGAATAGCCTGGCAGAATTTTTTCATTTCCCAATTCATTCAAACTAAACTAATACCCAGCATAAAATGACAATTAAGCAGGTCATTCGTAAAACCGGCACCCAGATGTTGATTCCGGCGATTTTTCTGACTTCTTTACATTCAGGTTCCTTTTCCCAAACATTTGATGACAATAAGGACATATTGAATATTACATCCAATGTTAGTGGACAGTATACAGCACGGGTCAGCATAAAACTTCTTCCTGCAGCCAGAGCCACTGCAGGTTTTAAAGCAAACATTTCTCCCGATTTGTACTATGAACCCGTTCCGTCAAGAAATATCGATGGTCAGACAACAACCGGAGACAGTTGGAATTATATATACAGCCGTACTTTCAGAAAAGCTGTAACCAATGCGGATAATTTTGAGACAGATAAGACAAGTTCAAATAATGATGTGATTGAACAGGTACAGTATTTTGATGGGCTTGGCCGGATCATTCAAACCATTGACATTAAAGGAAGTCCGGAAAGAAACGATATTGTTATGCCTGTGGATTACGATAAATATGGCCGTGAAAGTTTTAAATATTTGCCTTATAGCAAAACGGGTGATGGCGGATACAGGCCAAATGCAATTACCACCTCTGGCGAACAAAGCGTATTTTACAGTAATAGCGGCAATCTGAATGGACTGGATGAGACAGATACACGTGCTTATTCTGAAATAACCTATGAAAATTCACCGCTTAACCGTACATTATTTCAACAGGGTCCCGGGAGCGACTGGACTGGTAAGAAAAGTGGTTTTGAATACATTTCTAACTCGGCATCCTCGGTAATACGTTGGCAGGTTAACTCTGCCAATGCCTGTACAAGGAATGGATATTATACTGTTAATACTTTATTAGTGAACAGGATTACGGATGAAGATGGTAACAAAACCTCCGAATACAAGGATCTTCAAGGGAAGGTCGTGCTTAAGGAAACCGAACTTGGCACAAAAACCTATTATGTTTATGATGATCTTGATTTGCTTCGGTATGTGATTCCTCCTGAGGCTACAAGTCAGGTTGGTTCAGGTAGTCTGACAAGTACAATAAGCAGCAATTATTGCTATTATTATCAATACGACTGCAGAAAGAGGATGATAAAGAAAAAATTGCCGGGCGCAGATACAGTGTACATGGTGTATGATATCCGTGACAGGCTGGTGGCTACTCAGGATGGCCTTCAAAGGAGCAAAACTCCTAAAGAGTGGTCCTTTATTAAATATGATGCTTTTAACCGGCCTGTTCTCACCGGCATTATCCCGTATGCAGGAAGTCGTAATGATTTGCAAACTATTGTGAATAGCTATACTGGAATAAATCTTTATGAAACCAAAACAACAAGCTCCACGCATCATTATTATACCCAAAATTCATTTCCCAACTCTTCCTATACTAAGACCTATAACACGATAACCTATTATGATGGTTATGATTTTAATGGTGACAATTCTCCTGATAAGGCTTATGTTTCTGATGGCATGACGGATCCGGGATCCGGAACCCGCAAAGGATTGACTACCGGTACCAAGATGCGAATTATTAATGATGCATCAACTTTGTTTGTTGAAACCGTTACATTTTATGATAAATATGGTCATACTGTTCAGGCTCAACATACACAGCCAATAGAAGCAATCACAATCAATACACGAACAAGCAACAAAATTAATTTAATTGGCGAGGTGCTTCAGGCAAAAACCACAACGCTGTCTGGCAGTACTGTTATTAATACTGTCCAGGATGAATATACACTGGATCATCGTGCCAGATTGCTTGAGATTAAAAAAACGATCAATTCAGAACCTGCGACTGTAATAGTTAATAATAGTTATAACCAGCTCGGTCAGTTAATAGCAGAAAAACTTGGAGTAACAGATGGTATTGGTCTCCAAAAAGTAGATTATCTTTATAATATAAGAGGCTGGTTAAGAGGATTAAACAATACACCGGAAAGTTCGGACCTGTTTGCAATGCAACTCTTTTACAATGATTACCTCAGTAATCTCGATTTAACAAAAGGAAATTTCAACGGGAATATCAGTTCAGCTAAGTGGACCAATAAAGGTCTCAGCGGCATATGGAAAGCCTATGGTTTTGCATATGACAAACTAAATAGGCTGAACAATGCAATTTATGGTGAATATTCGCAAGGTGGTTCAAATATTAACACAGGATATAGAGGAAATGAGTATAAGAACCGGTTTGATGAATACGGGATATCCTATGATTTGAATGGAAATATAAAAACCTTGCGTCGGAAGGGAATTGATAATCCTTCAACGCTCACCTATGCAGAAATAGATTCGCTTAATTATGCTTATACAGGAAACCAGTTAAGGAAGGTGAATGATGCCATTCCGGATATTACAGGTCGAGGTGATTTTAGTGAAAAGGTAACCAATACACGTGAATATTTGTATGATGCCAATGGCAACATGTATAAAGATGACAACAAGGGTGTCTATAATATAAATTACAATTTCCTGAATCTTCCTACCAAGGTCTATTTTACGGCATCGAACGATTATATTACCTATCTTTACGATGCAGGCGGAAACAAATTAAAAAAGATTGTTGTGAAGGGAGGAACGACGCAGTTTACCGAAAATTATGCAGGCAATGTGGTTTTTAAAACCACCGGAACCGGAACATTTTCTCCCACCAATGATCTTCATTACATTAATACAGAAAAGGGAAGGCTGGTAAAAAGTGGAAGCACTTTTGTTTATGAGTATTATCTGACAGATCATCTTGGTAATACACGAGCCGTTTTCTCCGATGTAAATAAAAATGGCACGATAGAAAACAACAGCACCGAAATCCTTCAATATGCGGATTATTATCCCTTCGGAATGCTTCATAACCATGCTGCAACCACTACTGATGATAACCGTCGCCTATATAACGGCAAAGAACTCCAATCCGAAACCTTCAATCTGGATGGAACATCAGGGGATGAAACAATGTTTGACTGGTATGATTATGGCGCTAGATTTTATGATCCGCAATTAGGGAGGTGGCAAGTTATAGATCCTATGTCAGAAAAATATTTAAGCATCACACCATACAATTATTGTTTTAATAATCCTTTTTACTTAACAGACCCTAATGGGGAAGATGTCTTTGGAATATTCTATAAATATGAAAATGAATATGATGAAAATGGTGATCTAAAATTAGATGAAAATAATCAACCGATTCGAAAAATTGTAGGTGTTTCTATAATTAACCTAGGTTCTGAAAATGCCAAAAAATTGATAGATGATTTAAATAACTCTGAGGCACAGAGTTTTTATAGTGCATATCTAGGAGCAAAAATGACTGAATTGGGTAATAGTATTATTTCAGAATTTGAGAATAGCACCACAAATGACGCTTACTTTGGTTTTATGGAGAAAGTGCCAACTGATCCAGATGCTAGTGATGTTTCTAGTGGATATACCTTAACTAGTGATTTCTTAACAACATTAAGCAGTAAATTTACTGCAAGTGAAAATATCGATAAAGCCAAGACAGAGGATATATACGATATTCTTAAGAATTCTTATCAAATATCAATTTTTGAAGGTATGAAAATTGTAAACCCTGATAGAAACAATAATTTAATTGCCCTTGATAGGGAGACATATTATCCAGGCGTCCCATATTTTGATAAGAATAATCAATATATTGATGACCATATTATTAAATTGGGGACAATAATTCATGAATTGGGCGCTCATGTTGCTGGTGCAGCACATAATTATGAACAGAATATCCATCACTTAGTTTGGGGCCAAAATGAATCAAAAATGTGGTATCAGATAAAAAAATTGTATGGTATCAAATAAAACATTATTTCTAGTTATTCTTCGCCTTAGTTTATGTTCATTTAGTGTTTGGAGCCAGAATGTAAATAACATAACATGGGCAAATAATAGAGACGACTCAATAAGTTTTAACTGTTATTGTCAGGGTAGTAGGAGTATAAAATATACATCAAAAATATTTTTTAAACCTATTAATGACGAAGAAATTTGTTATAGGAGAATGTATATTGGAACCTATGCACAACCATATCCAAATAAGTATAATATAATTAGATATTCGAATGACACTTTATACATTATGGATGGAGGAATAAAAACCTCATTCTCCTCTAAAAATAATCAAGAAAAAATTTTTCTAATTTTTTCGGAAAGATCAAAAACAATAAGAAGTCTTAATACATCTACAACTTTATGCAATAATATTCAGTTTATAACAAAAAATTATATTAAAGAATTTCATGATAGTATAAATATATATAAACTTTACTATATCAGCAATATTGGACTATCCTTGTGGTACCTTGGTGTTGGAAAATATGCTGGAATTGTATTTTATGCTTATTATGACGGGAATTTAAATCACTTTTGTATCAAAGATTTCAGAAATAAGAAAAGAGAACCTAATTTAATTAAAAAATTTTTAAAGTATAGTGATGATCCATTAGTCATAAAATTATTTAGTAAACGTGGAAAATTTCCAAGTTACCGTTATTTTAAAACATCCGGCCGGACTAAATTAACACATCTATAATCAACATTCCAGGACGGCATCCGGGGTCCCCTTCCAGAGTCGGACCAGACTATAATACTAATAAACAGTCATTTAATAATAAAAAATTGCCTAATTTTTGACCTTAGAGGCTCATTTTTGGGCCTGTTTTTGGCCGTCTAAGAAAATATATTGAAATGCCCAGGGCAAATCGTTATTATCTGCAAGGGAATATCTGGCATATTACCCATCGTTGTCACAAAAAGGATTTTTTACTATGGCATCGTAGAGATCGCGCCACATGGCTTCATTGGTTATTTGAAGCAAAGAAGCGATTTGATATATCTGTATTGAACTATAATGTCACACGTAATCATGTGCACCTGCTTGTAAAAGACAAGGCAGGGGAAGAAAACATTTCAGACTTCATGCAATTGCTTCAGAGTCGTGTGGCGCAGGAATACAATACGAGAAAGAACCGCAAAGGCGCTTTCTGGGAAGATCGTTATCATGCTACGGCAATTGATTCGGATGTTTATCTGATGAATTGCATGACATACATTAATTTAAACATGGTGAGAGCAGGAGTTGTCAAAGATCCTGCTGAATGGAAAGAGTCAGGATATTCTGAAATTGAATTTCCGCGAAAGCGTTATGGAATCATTGATTTCAAAACGTTGTTGAAAGAACTTTGCATAGAAACAGTTGAAGAACTTCAAAAAAGCCAAAAGGACAGGATAAATGAATTATTGAGTAAACAGCAATTAAACAGAGAATCCAAATGGACCGAATCCCTTGCTGTTGGTTCCGAAGATTTTGTAGAAAGAGTAAAAGAACAATTAGATTTCAGAGCTAAATCAAGAAAAATTATCAAAACAGAGAATGATTATATACTTTCTGATTCAGAAATTCCTTACAGGGCCATTTTTGACCCCAAAAACGAGCCTCTAAGGCTAAAAAATGGCCAATAATAGAGGTTAAAATATTATAAATTAGGAATATAGTTTGGTCCGACCCCGTTTAAAAACCATGAATACATTAAATATTCGAATAATCGGTTTAATTTTTGTTTTGATATCTATCTTACTTATAATTTTTAGATTAAAAATTATAAAATTCATATATAATTTAAGGGGATTTACCCCAGATTATATGAGCAAAACAATAGAAATAAGACAAATATTAATAATATGCTATTTTTTCTTAATTGGGTTAGTGTTACTTTTAAAAAAGTTCTGATGATATAGTTAGTTCCGACCCCGTTTCACCAATTTATCAACCACTAGAATTTTTTATCTTTAAAAAATTTTGAATCACATCATTATGAAAAAAGCGGTTATTTATTACACATCAAAAACGGGTATAACTAAAAAACTTGGGGAAAATATAAAGGACTACCTGAATGAAAAAGGCATTTCAACTGAATTTCAATCAACAGATGAAATTTTAGAGACAAAGACAGAAGGAGCCGATTACGTTCTGCTGGGATGTTGGACGGGCGGCCTGATGCTTTTATTCCAGGGTCCTACTAAGAAATGGATAGGGTTTGCCAAAAAACTGCCTGAATTGGATCCTTCAAAAACAATATTGTTTACTACCTATAAGATCAGAACAGGCAGTATGTTCCGGAACATGAAAAAACATCTCAAAACCAAATCAATGGACTCTTCCTATACAGAAATCAAATCAAAAAACAGTACACTGGATGCCCATGCTAAAATCCTCCTGGATAAATTCATAACGAATTGATAATCGGTGTACCTTTTGGTAAAACCTTTAAAAATGACATCATCCAGGAGAAATTTTATCCGCAATGCCTCAGTTGCCGCAGCAGCAGGAATTGTTAGTTCTCCCGTTATTTTGGGAGCTGAACCAGAAGTGAGGCAAAAGTCAGTTAAAAGGAATAAAATCGGAGTTTCAACCTATTCTTTCTGGCAATTTAATGGTCCCAAAGAGAATTCTCCGATTGAGAAATGCATTGACCTGGCTGCAGAAATGGGTTTTGACGGCATTGAGTTTTTACTGATGCAGATGCAGAGCGAAGAAAACAGTTACCTTCAACATCTTAAGCGAAGGGCTTTCCATGCCGGTCTCGACATTATGGGCTTTTCAACGCACCAGGGTTTTGTGTACCCCGACAAACAAACAAGGGATGAGGAAGTAAAGAAAACAATACGCCAGATAGAATTGGCCTACATGCTGGGAATCCCTACCATGCGACTGAACACAGGCCGTTGGAATACAACCAAATCGTTTGACGACCTGATGGCAAACAAAGGAATCGAACCGATATTGGAAGGATATACCGTTGACCAGGGTTTTGATTGGGTAATTGATTCCATCGCACAATGTATACCCACGGCCGAAAAATGCGGTGTGGTTCTGGGTCTCGAAAATCATTGGGGGTTGGGCAGAACCGCGGAGGGAGTGCTTCGGATAGTAAATTCAATTAATTCTCCCTGGCTGCAGATTACGTCTGACACTGGTAATTTTCTAGAAAACCAGTATGAGCAGCTTGAAATGATGGCCCCGCAAACTTTTCTCATCCAGGCTAAAACCTATTACGGTGTCGGTAAATGGTACACCCTGGATATTGATTATAACCGGGTAGCTTCCATCTTCAGAAAAGCAGGGTACAATGGTTATGTTTCAATCGAATTTGAAGGGAACGAGAATCCGCTAACGGCAGTTCAGAAAAGTCTGGAAATGATCAGGAATGCGTTCACGTGGGAGGGTTAGTTGTTCTAATAAACTTCTTAAATCAAAAATCGGTGTTCGATATTCGGTGTTTCTTGTTCGAAGTTTGAAGTTTGATGTTCAGGGGACGGTTTGCCTGTGCTGGCAGATTGCTTCTGACCGTAGGAACCGGTCATCGCAATGACGCTTTGTTTATCGGTCCTCTCAATTCCAGTTATCAATCTTCAAATCCCCCGGATGGGGCCGGCCTTTGCCGGTTTCGACATATTCCCTTAAACTTAGAAGGAACACGGCCCATTTCATACTGCAATGGCCCGTAAATTCAACTTCCTCACGCCAGTTATTGTGATGGAATAGTATGATGGTCTGTCCGTCGGCTTCATACAATTCATAGGATATTTCGGTTCCAATCCATTCAGGCGGCCCTTCCCTGCAGATCCAGGTAACCTGTTTGCCGGGAATCAGTTCTTTAACTTCCATACTCATCTGTCCTTTTACTTCACCTGATGTTTCACGGAATGTGAAATTGATTTTTCCACCCACTTTTTCATCTCCGTCAACCATAACAGTCCACCAGCCTGCCAATCCCTCAATAGTTGCCAAAGCCCTGTAAACTTTATCAGCCGTTGCTTTAATTCCAATACGGTGAATAATATTTGCCATAGATGTTTTTTAAGGTAACAATTAGAGAGGGTATCAGGTTAAATTCTATCTTTCGGAAAATTAAACCGGCAACCTATGAAAAGAATTGTTTTTGCAGCTATTGTTCTGTTAACCTTTGCCTGCAGCCCGAAAAAGCAGGATGGATTCGTAATTAACGGAACTATTAAAGACCTTAAACAGAAAGAAGCCTACCTGGTGACTTATAAGGACGGGATGGCTGTCAAACTCGATTCCTCTTCGGTTGATACACTCAAGGGAACTTTTATACTGAAAGGAAAAGTTGAAACTCCCGACCTGATGTACATTACTTTTTCTGATGATTCCGAGATCGAATTATTTATTGAAAACAGCACGATAACCGTTACCGGCGACAGCGTTCAGAACGCCAGGATTACAGGATCCGTTTCAAATGATCTTTACACCTCTTATAAAGAAAAGCGTGACAGTGTCGAGCAATCATTCAAAAGCCAGGAGGCTGAATATGATTCTGTCCTGGTGAAGTACAAAGCTGCAAGGAAAGCCGGGAAAGATGCAGAGGCCAAATCATATTATGAACAGATGGCTAAGATTGAAGAAGCCCCGGAAGCAGCGATGAGGGAATTTAACCTGAACTTTATTAAGAATCATCCTTCTTCCTATGTGGCTCCTGCTGTTCTGTGGAACGAGCTTGCCTGGGGAATGGATGCTCCTGAAATGGAACCGCTTGTGAATGCATTTGATACAACAATAGGCAACTCAAGCTATATAACTCGTTTGAAAGACAGGATCGAAATCCTTAAAAAAGTTGCTGTAGGCAGTCAGGCTCCTGATTTTACAATGAACGACTCACTGGGTAATCCGCATACTTTATCCTCTTATTACGGAAAGGTTTTGCTTGTTGATTTCTGGGCGTCATGGTGTGGTCCCTGCAGGAGGGAGAATCCGAATATTGTTGCGGTATACAAACAATTTCATAAAAAAGGATTTGATATATTGGGTGTTTCATTTGATAAGAACAAAGCTTCATGGACCAAGGCCATCCTGGATGACAAACTAACCTGGAACCATGTATCGGATCTGCAGGGCTGGGGCAACGCGGCCGGAAAACTTTACGGCATCCGGTCAATTCCTTCAAATATGCTCCTCGATGAAAAAGGCACCATCATTGCAAAGAATTTGATGGGGGATGATCTGACCAATAAATTAAAGGAATTGCTGAAGTAGAGGCAACAGATGATAAAATATTGTATTTAATTAAAAGCGGAGGTTTTAGACCCCCGCTTTTTGTTTAATGGTCATGCTCTTTGGAAGGTATTACCTGTGCGGGTAGATTGCTTCTGACCGTAGGAACCGGTCATCGCAATGACGATATGATCAAAATTTCTACCTTTAGAAAATTTTGAACCGGGCTGAACCGTTTGAATAATGCCTGAGCGTCACCTCGATGTATACTAATTTCAATTCTTTACTAGCCCTGCTGATTTTTGGAGGATTGGTTTTACTTTCCTTCATTATCATCTCTAATCCGTTAAAAGTTAACCGGAAGGCAAATTTCTGGTTTGGCATTTTTATGCTGATCTGGGCCACATTCTGGCTTGAAGAAGTATTGTTCATGACCTTCAACACTTCATTAGGACAGTATTCATTATCCTTCCTGACTTTTGCAAGATTTTTGACTCCACTTGGTTATTATTTCAGTGTGTTGTTCTACACCAATCCGGCATATAAGTTCAGAAAGAGAGACCTGCTTTTTCTGATTCCTCCAATACTGGAGTTGGTTTTAATCGTATCGCATGAGGTTTTGAAATTTCCTGAACAGGCTTTCTATGAGAACATCCAAACCGGCATGATCCTATTGCACTGCTTGTTTTATGTGTTCGCTTCCTATTTACGAATCAGGAAACATCAGAAGCGTATTGAGCTTTTTTCTTCAAATACTGCCGAGATAAACCTAAACTGGCTCAAATACATCATTGTGCTTATTCTCTCCCTCTTTCTCACAGTAAGTCTCTACAACCTGATATTTGCCGGATCGGAGCTAAACGTGGTTATGAACCTGATCTTCCTGTTTGTAATTTTCAGCATTGCCTATTATTCGCTCAGGCAAAAGGAAATTTTTCCATTCAATGAAAATCAGACCAGGGATATTATATCACTGGATAATCCCGATGAAATAACAAAAAAGAAAATCGTTTCTGATCAGGAACTCATCCGGTATAAATCGGAATTAAACAAACTGATGAGTGAAAAGAAACCTTTTACCGACAGTGAGCTTAATCTTATAAAACTTGCAGGTTTATTAGATGTAACTCCTCACCAGTTATCCTATATAATTAATTCAGGTTTTAATGAGAATTTTTTCCAGTTCATCAATAAGTTCCGCGTTGAAAGGGCTAAACAGCTACTCACATCGAATAGTCTCAATAATTATTCAATAATGGGCATTGCTTTCGAATCAGGTTTTAATTCGAAAACTGCCTTCAACTTAACTTTTAAGAAAATTACCAATCTTACGCCTTCGGAATACAAACTGAAGAGTACCGGTTTATAAACACGAACATGTTTATTTTTTAACGTTCATAAAATCAAACTGATACATATTTTGTAAATAGCGTTCGGATTTATAAGGTCGAACCATTCCGGCCATTCTCCCAGATATTTTTGTGGCATATGTTTTAATCTCAATAAGCCATGAAAAATCAGGAATCAATGTTTGCAGTTATTACCGGGGCCAGCCAGGGCCTTGGAAAGGCTTTTGCCACTGAACTCGCAAGGCAGGGGAAAAATCTGATATTAGTCAGTTTGCCCGACCAAAATCTTCAGCAATTATCAGAAGAGCTGGCAGAACAGTATCAAGTAAAGGCGGTTTGTTACCAAACCGATCTGACGAATGATAAAAATGTAAGGTTACTGGCCTTATGGATAAACAACAATTTTGATGTGAATTTACTGATCAATAATGCCGGTATAGGCGGAACACATAAATTC
Coding sequences within:
- a CDS encoding DUF6443 domain-containing protein, with the protein product MIEQVQYFDGLGRIIQTIDIKGSPERNDIVMPVDYDKYGRESFKYLPYSKTGDGGYRPNAITTSGEQSVFYSNSGNLNGLDETDTRAYSEITYENSPLNRTLFQQGPGSDWTGKKSGFEYISNSASSVIRWQVNSANACTRNGYYTVNTLLVNRITDEDGNKTSEYKDLQGKVVLKETELGTKTYYVYDDLDLLRYVIPPEATSQVGSGSLTSTISSNYCYYYQYDCRKRMIKKKLPGADTVYMVYDIRDRLVATQDGLQRSKTPKEWSFIKYDAFNRPVLTGIIPYAGSRNDLQTIVNSYTGINLYETKTTSSTHHYYTQNSFPNSSYTKTYNTITYYDGYDFNGDNSPDKAYVSDGMTDPGSGTRKGLTTGTKMRIINDASTLFVETVTFYDKYGHTVQAQHTQPIEAITINTRTSNKINLIGEVLQAKTTTLSGSTVINTVQDEYTLDHRARLLEIKKTINSEPATVIVNNSYNQLGQLIAEKLGVTDGIGLQKVDYLYNIRGWLRGLNNTPESSDLFAMQLFYNDYLSNLDLTKGNFNGNISSAKWTNKGLSGIWKAYGFAYDKLNRLNNAIYGEYSQGGSNINTGYRGNEYKNRFDEYGISYDLNGNIKTLRRKGIDNPSTLTYAEIDSLNYAYTGNQLRKVNDAIPDITGRGDFSEKVTNTREYLYDANGNMYKDDNKGVYNINYNFLNLPTKVYFTASNDYITYLYDAGGNKLKKIVVKGGTTQFTENYAGNVVFKTTGTGTFSPTNDLHYINTEKGRLVKSGSTFVYEYYLTDHLGNTRAVFSDVNKNGTIENNSTEILQYADYYPFGMLHNHAATTTDDNRRLYNGKELQSETFNLDGTSGDETMFDWYDYGARFYDPQLGRWQVIDPMSEKYLSITPYNYCFNNPFYLTDPNGEDVFGIFYKYENEYDENGDLKLDENNQPIRKIVGVSIINLGSENAKKLIDDLNNSEAQSFYSAYLGAKMTELGNSIISEFENSTTNDAYFGFMEKVPTDPDASDVSSGYTLTSDFLTTLSSKFTASENIDKAKTEDIYDILKNSYQISIFEGMKIVNPDRNNNLIALDRETYYPGVPYFDKNNQYIDDHIIKLGTIIHELGAHVAGAAHNYEQNIHHLVWGQNESKMWYQIKKLYGIK
- a CDS encoding SRPBCC domain-containing protein; this translates as MANIIHRIGIKATADKVYRALATIEGLAGWWTVMVDGDEKVGGKINFTFRETSGEVKGQMSMEVKELIPGKQVTWICREGPPEWIGTEISYELYEADGQTIILFHHNNWREEVEFTGHCSMKWAVFLLSLREYVETGKGRPHPGDLKIDNWN
- a CDS encoding AhpC/TSA family protein — encoded protein: MKRIVFAAIVLLTFACSPKKQDGFVINGTIKDLKQKEAYLVTYKDGMAVKLDSSSVDTLKGTFILKGKVETPDLMYITFSDDSEIELFIENSTITVTGDSVQNARITGSVSNDLYTSYKEKRDSVEQSFKSQEAEYDSVLVKYKAARKAGKDAEAKSYYEQMAKIEEAPEAAMREFNLNFIKNHPSSYVAPAVLWNELAWGMDAPEMEPLVNAFDTTIGNSSYITRLKDRIEILKKVAVGSQAPDFTMNDSLGNPHTLSSYYGKVLLVDFWASWCGPCRRENPNIVAVYKQFHKKGFDILGVSFDKNKASWTKAILDDKLTWNHVSDLQGWGNAAGKLYGIRSIPSNMLLDEKGTIIAKNLMGDDLTNKLKELLK
- a CDS encoding sugar phosphate isomerase/epimerase family protein, with amino-acid sequence MTSSRRNFIRNASVAAAAGIVSSPVILGAEPEVRQKSVKRNKIGVSTYSFWQFNGPKENSPIEKCIDLAAEMGFDGIEFLLMQMQSEENSYLQHLKRRAFHAGLDIMGFSTHQGFVYPDKQTRDEEVKKTIRQIELAYMLGIPTMRLNTGRWNTTKSFDDLMANKGIEPILEGYTVDQGFDWVIDSIAQCIPTAEKCGVVLGLENHWGLGRTAEGVLRIVNSINSPWLQITSDTGNFLENQYEQLEMMAPQTFLIQAKTYYGVGKWYTLDIDYNRVASIFRKAGYNGYVSIEFEGNENPLTAVQKSLEMIRNAFTWEG
- a CDS encoding helix-turn-helix domain-containing protein produces the protein MYTNFNSLLALLIFGGLVLLSFIIISNPLKVNRKANFWFGIFMLIWATFWLEEVLFMTFNTSLGQYSLSFLTFARFLTPLGYYFSVLFYTNPAYKFRKRDLLFLIPPILELVLIVSHEVLKFPEQAFYENIQTGMILLHCLFYVFASYLRIRKHQKRIELFSSNTAEINLNWLKYIIVLILSLFLTVSLYNLIFAGSELNVVMNLIFLFVIFSIAYYSLRQKEIFPFNENQTRDIISLDNPDEITKKKIVSDQELIRYKSELNKLMSEKKPFTDSELNLIKLAGLLDVTPHQLSYIINSGFNENFFQFINKFRVERAKQLLTSNSLNNYSIMGIAFESGFNSKTAFNLTFKKITNLTPSEYKLKSTGL
- a CDS encoding transposase, whose protein sequence is MPRANRYYLQGNIWHITHRCHKKDFLLWHRRDRATWLHWLFEAKKRFDISVLNYNVTRNHVHLLVKDKAGEENISDFMQLLQSRVAQEYNTRKNRKGAFWEDRYHATAIDSDVYLMNCMTYINLNMVRAGVVKDPAEWKESGYSEIEFPRKRYGIIDFKTLLKELCIETVEELQKSQKDRINELLSKQQLNRESKWTESLAVGSEDFVERVKEQLDFRAKSRKIIKTENDYILSDSEIPYRAIFDPKNEPLRLKNGQ